Proteins found in one Planctomycetes bacterium MalM25 genomic segment:
- the gcvH gene encoding Glycine cleavage system H protein, giving the protein MSPEQLLYAKTHEWVALEETDGGKIATIGISKHAVEALTDLVFIELPKVGASVTAEEAFCEVESVKAVSDIYSPVAGEVVEINEPLADQLEVLSDDPFGGGWIAKIRVTDEAGLAALMDHLAYEKMCAEEA; this is encoded by the coding sequence ATGAGCCCCGAACAACTCCTGTACGCGAAGACCCACGAGTGGGTCGCCCTCGAAGAGACCGACGGCGGCAAGATCGCCACGATCGGCATCAGCAAGCACGCCGTCGAGGCGCTCACCGACCTGGTCTTCATCGAGCTGCCCAAGGTGGGCGCCAGCGTCACCGCCGAAGAGGCGTTCTGTGAAGTCGAGTCCGTGAAAGCGGTTAGTGATATTTATAGCCCCGTGGCGGGCGAGGTCGTCGAGATCAACGAGCCGCTCGCCGACCAACTCGAGGTGCTCAGCGACGACCCGTTCGGCGGCGGCTGGATCGCCAAGATCCGGGTCACCGACGAGGCGGGCCTCGCCGCCCTGATGGACCACCTCGCGTACGAGAAGATGTGCGCCGAAGAAGCCTAA
- the gcvPA gene encoding putative glycine dehydrogenase (decarboxylating) subunit 1 has protein sequence MPFTYNTEEDVAEMLAAIGAESIDELLDQVPADFRLDRPLDLPPALGEMALDRHMNELASQNTGAASSGVCFLGGGVYDHFIPSVVDAIASRGEFYTSYTPYQAEVAQGNLQAMFEYQTLITRLTGLDVSNCSLYDGASAAAEAVLMALAAGKGRKRVVLPASLHPEFRQTIETYLSCLDAEAVTIPAPEGVVDLDELRSTVDDQTACVLLQQPNFFGCVEDADTATSIAHEAGALMIAVFDPISLGLMKRPGDWAEGSEQGGADIAVCEGQSLGSPMQYGGPFLGVLACRELLVRRIPGRIVGQTTDRRGKKCFVLTLQTREQHIRRDKATSNVCSNQGLFALRSTVYLSLLGPEGLKETANHCLQKSRYLADRLCESERFELAFAAPTFKEFVVRDRQGGVDDLVRDGLANGFLIGVPLGPFYPGLDDCLLVAVTEKRTREELDRFVEILWQATRQGANAMGAPHFNPVAVGSP, from the coding sequence ATGCCCTTCACGTACAACACCGAAGAAGACGTCGCCGAGATGCTCGCCGCCATCGGCGCCGAGTCGATCGACGAGCTGCTGGACCAGGTGCCGGCCGACTTCCGCCTCGACCGCCCGCTCGACCTGCCCCCCGCCCTGGGCGAGATGGCGCTCGACCGGCACATGAACGAGCTCGCGAGCCAGAACACGGGCGCGGCATCTTCGGGGGTCTGCTTCCTGGGCGGCGGCGTGTACGACCACTTCATCCCGAGCGTCGTCGACGCGATCGCCAGCCGGGGCGAGTTCTACACGAGCTACACGCCCTACCAAGCCGAGGTCGCGCAGGGCAACCTGCAAGCGATGTTCGAGTACCAGACGCTCATCACGCGGCTGACCGGCTTGGACGTGTCGAACTGCTCGCTGTACGACGGCGCCAGCGCCGCCGCCGAGGCGGTCCTCATGGCGCTCGCCGCGGGCAAGGGCCGCAAGCGGGTCGTCCTGCCCGCGAGCCTGCACCCCGAGTTCCGCCAAACGATCGAGACCTACCTCAGCTGTCTCGACGCCGAGGCGGTGACCATCCCCGCGCCCGAAGGCGTGGTCGATCTCGACGAGCTCCGCTCGACCGTCGACGACCAGACGGCGTGCGTCCTGCTCCAGCAGCCGAACTTCTTCGGCTGCGTCGAGGACGCCGACACGGCGACCTCGATCGCCCACGAGGCGGGCGCGCTGATGATCGCCGTGTTCGACCCGATCAGCCTCGGCCTGATGAAACGCCCCGGCGACTGGGCGGAAGGTTCCGAGCAAGGCGGCGCCGACATCGCGGTCTGCGAGGGCCAGTCGCTCGGCTCCCCGATGCAGTACGGCGGGCCGTTCCTCGGCGTGCTCGCGTGCCGCGAGTTGCTCGTCCGGCGCATCCCGGGGCGGATCGTCGGCCAGACGACCGACCGCCGCGGCAAGAAGTGCTTCGTGCTCACGCTGCAAACCCGCGAGCAGCACATCCGCCGCGACAAGGCGACGAGCAACGTCTGCAGCAACCAGGGCCTCTTCGCCCTGCGATCGACGGTTTACTTGTCGCTGCTCGGCCCCGAGGGCTTGAAGGAGACCGCCAACCACTGCCTGCAAAAGAGCCGCTACCTGGCGGACCGGCTCTGCGAGTCCGAGCGCTTCGAGCTCGCGTTCGCCGCGCCGACCTTCAAGGAGTTCGTCGTCCGCGACCGTCAGGGCGGCGTCGACGATTTGGTCCGTGACGGCCTAGCGAACGGCTTCCTCATCGGCGTCCCGCTCGGGCCGTTCTACCCGGGCCTCGACGACTGCCTGCTGGTGGCGGTCACCGAGAAGCGGACGCGTGAAGAGCTCGATCGCTTCGTTGAAATCCTCTGGCAAGCGACCCGCCAAGGCGCCAACGCGATGGGCGCTCCGCACTTCAACCCGGTTGCTGTCGGGTCCCCATGA
- a CDS encoding Glyoxalase-like domain protein, producing the protein MSQTEPKATLTGSSAILLVQDVVAAAEHYRDAMGFDYPRFWGDPPSFVILHRDNHHLMLRQADEPSHVVPHWKVAEKLWSAYFWVDDADALHKEFVERGAKIDYGPCDQPYGCREFGTQDLDGHDIGFGQVVDE; encoded by the coding sequence ATGAGCCAGACCGAACCCAAGGCGACACTCACCGGCTCGTCGGCCATCTTGCTGGTCCAGGACGTGGTCGCCGCCGCGGAGCACTACCGCGACGCGATGGGGTTCGACTACCCGCGGTTCTGGGGCGACCCGCCCAGCTTTGTGATCCTGCACCGAGACAACCATCACCTGATGCTCCGACAGGCGGACGAGCCGAGCCACGTCGTGCCGCATTGGAAGGTGGCGGAGAAGCTGTGGAGCGCGTACTTCTGGGTCGACGACGCCGACGCGTTGCACAAGGAGTTCGTTGAGCGGGGCGCCAAGATCGATTACGGCCCCTGCGATCAGCCCTACGGCTGCCGCGAGTTCGGCACGCAGGACCTGGATGGCCACGACATCGGTTTCGGCCAAGTGGTCGACGAGTAA
- the gcvPB gene encoding putative glycine dehydrogenase (decarboxylating) subunit 2, protein MRNHHDTQLLFDLSKPGRRALRLPAIDVPERSVEELLPPSVLAERAPALPELAEPQVVRHFTNLSTQNMSVDTHFYPLGSCTMKHNPKRNERAAALPGIADLHPYQPEESIQGMLRLLHEMQEYLCEISGLPACSLQPAAGAHGELTALWCAAAYFQDRGETHRTKVLVPDSAHGTNPASAVMAGFETVTVKTLESGVVDLDDFRAKLDDQIAVFMITNPNTVGVFEPEIGALADEVHARGGLVYLDGANMNAILGIARPGDFGADMQHYNPHKTFSGPHGGGGPGAGPICVAEKLRPYLPTPTVVREDDRYRLDFDAPKSIGRVRSFFGNVGVLVRAYCYLRTHGPDGLRRVSEQAVLNANYLLSRVKHFLPVPQGDRCMHEFVASAKRLKSEKGVTAMDLAKRLLDFGVHAPTVYFPQTVPEALMCEPTETESKETLDLFAETLFRITEESPELLHEAPHTTTISRPDEVAAARRPTLCHCG, encoded by the coding sequence ATGCGAAACCACCACGACACCCAGCTCCTGTTCGATCTCTCCAAGCCGGGCCGGCGCGCCCTGCGGCTGCCGGCGATCGACGTGCCCGAGCGCTCGGTCGAAGAGCTGCTCCCGCCGAGCGTGCTCGCGGAGCGGGCCCCCGCCCTGCCCGAGCTGGCGGAGCCGCAAGTCGTGCGGCACTTCACGAACCTGTCGACGCAGAACATGTCGGTCGACACGCACTTCTACCCGCTCGGCTCGTGCACGATGAAGCACAACCCGAAGCGCAACGAGCGGGCCGCCGCCTTGCCCGGCATCGCGGACCTGCACCCGTATCAGCCGGAAGAATCGATCCAAGGAATGCTGCGGCTGCTCCACGAGATGCAGGAGTACCTGTGCGAGATCTCGGGGCTCCCCGCGTGCAGCCTCCAACCCGCGGCCGGAGCGCACGGCGAGCTGACCGCCCTGTGGTGCGCCGCGGCGTACTTCCAGGACCGGGGCGAGACGCACCGCACCAAGGTGCTGGTCCCCGACAGCGCGCACGGCACCAACCCGGCCAGCGCCGTGATGGCGGGTTTCGAGACCGTCACCGTCAAGACGCTCGAGTCGGGCGTCGTTGATCTCGACGACTTCCGCGCGAAGCTCGACGACCAGATCGCCGTCTTCATGATCACCAACCCGAACACGGTCGGCGTCTTCGAGCCGGAGATCGGCGCCCTCGCCGACGAGGTCCACGCGCGGGGTGGTTTGGTCTACCTGGACGGCGCCAACATGAACGCCATCCTGGGCATCGCCCGACCCGGCGACTTCGGCGCCGACATGCAGCACTACAACCCGCACAAGACCTTCAGCGGCCCCCACGGCGGCGGCGGCCCCGGCGCGGGGCCGATCTGTGTCGCCGAGAAGCTCCGGCCGTACTTGCCAACGCCGACCGTCGTCCGCGAGGACGACCGGTACCGGCTCGACTTCGACGCGCCCAAGTCGATCGGCCGCGTCCGCTCGTTCTTCGGCAACGTTGGCGTGCTCGTCCGGGCGTACTGCTACCTCCGCACGCACGGCCCGGACGGACTGCGCCGCGTGAGCGAGCAGGCGGTGCTCAACGCGAATTACCTGCTCAGTCGCGTGAAGCACTTCCTCCCCGTGCCGCAGGGCGACCGCTGCATGCACGAGTTCGTCGCGTCCGCGAAGCGGCTCAAGAGCGAGAAGGGGGTCACCGCCATGGACCTCGCCAAGCGGCTGCTCGACTTCGGCGTCCACGCGCCGACCGTGTACTTCCCGCAGACAGTCCCCGAAGCCCTAATGTGCGAGCCGACCGAGACCGAGAGCAAGGAGACGCTCGATCTGTTCGCCGAGACCCTCTTCCGCATCACCGAGGAGTCGCCCGAGCTGCTGCACGAGGCGCCGCACACGACCACGATCAGCCGCCCCGACGAAGTCGCCGCCGCCCGCCGCCCGACGCTGTGCCACTGCGGATGA
- the lipM gene encoding Octanoyltransferase LipM — translation MPIDCRLIVDDPAAGAWNMAIDEALLESAVAGGPATLRVYRWEPTLSLGYFQPYADRAKHPASAALPCVRRSSGGGALVHDQELTYSLTLSAADFGKLDLPYPLYCAAHRAVIAALVELGGDSERLTLCDPTKGAPPAEEPFLCFLRRADGDLLVGPPHPGAVHGRPVNGRYKVAGSAQRKSRGALLQHGGVLLERSPLAPELPGLGDLGLLAESASSFEEVLIRKFADGLNLRLSATELETNERERANRLLEQKHADGAWIRKR, via the coding sequence ATGCCGATCGACTGCCGCCTGATCGTCGACGACCCCGCCGCGGGCGCCTGGAACATGGCGATCGACGAGGCGCTGCTCGAGAGCGCCGTCGCGGGCGGGCCGGCGACGCTCCGGGTGTACCGCTGGGAGCCAACACTCTCGCTGGGGTACTTCCAGCCGTACGCCGACCGGGCGAAGCACCCGGCCAGCGCCGCCCTGCCCTGCGTGCGGCGCTCGAGCGGCGGCGGGGCGCTCGTCCATGATCAGGAGCTGACCTACTCGCTGACGCTCTCCGCCGCGGACTTTGGGAAACTCGATCTCCCCTACCCGCTCTACTGCGCCGCGCACCGGGCGGTGATCGCGGCGCTCGTCGAGCTCGGCGGCGACAGCGAGCGGCTCACCCTGTGCGACCCCACCAAGGGCGCCCCCCCCGCAGAGGAACCCTTCCTCTGCTTCTTGCGGCGAGCCGACGGCGATCTGCTGGTCGGCCCCCCCCACCCGGGAGCGGTGCACGGGCGGCCCGTGAACGGCCGATACAAAGTGGCGGGCAGCGCCCAACGCAAGAGCCGAGGGGCGCTGCTGCAGCACGGCGGCGTCCTGCTGGAGCGGTCTCCGTTGGCCCCCGAACTGCCGGGCCTGGGCGACCTCGGGCTGCTGGCCGAATCGGCGTCGAGCTTCGAGGAGGTGCTGATTCGTAAGTTCGCCGACGGCTTGAACTTGCGTCTATCCGCAACCGAGTTGGAAACAAACGAGCGAGAACGGGCGAATCGACTCTTAGAGCAGAAGCACGCCGACGGGGCGTGGATCCGAAAACGCTGA
- the fhaB gene encoding FHA domain-containing protein FhaB, with amino-acid sequence MKLVVLAGAKKGAAVPIKKSSFIIGRSKECALRAGSEAISRKHCELKQVDSGVTVQDLGSRNGTYLNDERIEGVQPLSNGDTLRIGPLEFRFESEAEIRKVKAPKIKNVAEAVARVNSKGNASSDLQEDDISGWLLGSEGGDGGDPPAIGETLSMRTDETRISREKEELAKLTADAEAQSAEEEVASEEETEKEGKKKKKKEPGKLPFRPDKPQSKDSREAAEQILRDMARRR; translated from the coding sequence ATGAAGTTGGTTGTGCTAGCTGGGGCTAAGAAAGGCGCTGCGGTACCGATCAAGAAGTCGAGCTTCATCATCGGACGCAGCAAGGAGTGCGCTCTGCGTGCCGGGAGCGAAGCGATCAGCCGCAAACACTGCGAGCTGAAGCAGGTCGATTCGGGCGTCACGGTCCAGGACCTGGGCAGCCGCAACGGCACCTACCTCAACGATGAGCGCATCGAAGGGGTGCAACCCCTCTCGAACGGCGACACGCTGCGGATCGGCCCGCTCGAGTTCCGCTTCGAGTCCGAAGCCGAGATCCGCAAGGTCAAAGCGCCCAAGATCAAGAACGTCGCCGAAGCGGTCGCCCGTGTGAACTCCAAAGGGAACGCCTCAAGCGATCTGCAAGAGGACGACATCAGCGGCTGGCTCCTGGGCAGTGAAGGTGGCGACGGCGGGGACCCGCCCGCCATCGGCGAGACCCTCAGCATGCGGACCGATGAAACCCGCATCTCGCGTGAGAAGGAAGAGCTGGCCAAGCTCACGGCCGACGCCGAGGCTCAATCGGCCGAAGAAGAGGTCGCCTCCGAGGAGGAGACGGAAAAAGAGGGCAAGAAGAAAAAGAAGAAGGAGCCCGGCAAGCTCCCGTTCCGCCCCGACAAGCCGCAGTCGAAGGACAGCCGTGAGGCGGCCGAGCAGATCCTCCGCGACATGGCCCGGCGCCGCTGA
- a CDS encoding photosystem I assembly protein Ycf3, translated as MPQKTTPLRPVLAASALALLAAGCNTVQNQTLNSEGVALYKQGAYQQAAGKFQEAIAKRPDLGDGYYNLAAAMHQSGVRFNRPDDLKQAETLYNQALERSPDHAECYRGLAVLLKETGRPDASYRLLNNWAVASPTNPNPHVEMARLLEEGQRSEEAESQLVQALTIEPNDARALAALGRLRDQSGDYQQALQNYQRSLDVNQYQPQVAARVATLQGATGAPPLATGTTTGTRLATQPNSPPVRY; from the coding sequence ATGCCGCAAAAAACCACTCCGCTCCGCCCCGTCCTCGCGGCGTCGGCACTCGCCCTCTTGGCGGCCGGCTGCAACACGGTGCAGAACCAGACGCTCAACTCCGAGGGGGTCGCCCTCTACAAGCAGGGCGCCTACCAGCAGGCGGCCGGCAAGTTCCAGGAGGCGATCGCCAAACGCCCCGACCTGGGCGACGGCTACTACAACCTGGCCGCCGCCATGCACCAGTCGGGCGTCCGCTTCAACCGCCCCGACGACCTGAAGCAGGCCGAGACCCTCTACAACCAGGCCCTGGAGCGCTCGCCCGACCACGCCGAGTGCTACCGCGGCCTCGCCGTGCTGCTGAAGGAGACCGGCCGGCCCGACGCGTCGTACCGGCTGCTGAACAACTGGGCGGTCGCCAGCCCGACCAACCCGAACCCGCACGTCGAAATGGCCCGGCTGCTCGAAGAGGGCCAGCGGTCCGAGGAGGCCGAATCCCAACTCGTGCAGGCCCTCACCATCGAACCGAACGACGCCCGCGCCCTCGCCGCCCTCGGCCGCCTCCGCGACCAGTCGGGCGACTACCAGCAGGCGCTGCAGAACTACCAGCGCTCGCTCGACGTCAACCAGTACCAGCCGCAGGTCGCTGCGCGCGTCGCCACGCTCCAAGGCGCCACCGGCGCCCCGCCCCTCGCAACCGGCACAACCACCGGCACGCGCCTCGCGACGCAGCCGAACAGCCCCCCGGTGCGGTACTGA
- the yhbU gene encoding putative protease YhbU precursor, with translation MVLSAILFHMQKSPKNRRRAPELLAPAGDRECVVAAIENGADAVYFGLERGFNARARATNHSLGDLPGLMALLHRRGVKGYVTLNTLVFSEELPAIEEAVVELTTAGVDAVLVQDLGLARLIRELSPDLPVHASTQMTLTSAETVRAAERLGVERVVLARELSIDEVRRIREGTSVEIETFVHGALCVAYSGQCLTSESLGGRSANRGQCAQACRLPYELIVDGEDRELGEVKYLLSPQDLAAYDYVNELIDAGVGCLKIEGRLKTPEYVAAVTRHYRQAIDAAMAGAPIRFSQQEVHDLEMTFSRGFSPGWFEGCEHKRLVPGTHSAKRGVRVGEVEAVQGGRVVARLDAELKPGDGVAFEGDRLEGEEQGGRVYAVHEKKDRYELEFGRDALDPALLYPGQAIWKTDDPKLTARVRKTFDGPDPQRRRSIDLQVTAKAGETLTVEAQTDDGVRVHVQSDEPLEAARRHPATEDQLREQLGRLGGSAYELRGLTAELAGEPMTPLSVLGKLRKELIARLDEALEQAPDRRLNRDAMESLRPARVEVVPSEEPTLNVLCRSLNQIGECLERGERRLMADFADIREYKEAARLARDADAELFLATPRIQKPGEIGVFHAMRKAGATGFLVRNLAGIDYCQEHAIRYTADFSLNAANPLTVAHLKELGCERVTASYDLNREQLLNLVAETPPAWLEVVIHQHMPMFHMEHCVFCALISPGTNKTNCGRPCDRHEVQLRDRTGVEHPLTADVGCRNTLFNATPQSAAEAVPALLAAGVRAFRVELLDTTGKPLRKTIRLYRDLLAGRVTPQDVWRDLKASNRVGVTRGTLEERRDPLAIL, from the coding sequence ATGGTTCTCTCGGCTATCCTGTTCCACATGCAGAAATCGCCAAAAAACCGCCGCCGCGCCCCTGAGCTGCTCGCCCCCGCGGGGGATCGGGAGTGCGTCGTCGCGGCGATTGAAAATGGGGCGGACGCCGTCTACTTCGGGCTCGAGCGCGGCTTCAACGCTCGGGCGCGGGCGACGAACCACTCGCTCGGCGACCTGCCCGGGCTGATGGCCCTGCTCCACCGCCGCGGCGTAAAGGGGTACGTCACGCTCAACACGCTCGTCTTCTCCGAGGAGCTGCCCGCCATTGAAGAGGCGGTCGTCGAGCTGACCACCGCGGGCGTCGACGCCGTGCTGGTGCAGGACCTCGGCCTCGCGCGGCTGATCCGCGAGCTGAGCCCCGACCTGCCGGTTCACGCCTCGACGCAGATGACGCTCACCAGCGCCGAGACGGTCCGCGCGGCGGAGCGGCTCGGCGTGGAACGCGTCGTGCTCGCGCGCGAGCTGTCGATCGACGAGGTCCGCCGCATCCGCGAAGGGACTTCGGTCGAGATCGAAACGTTCGTGCACGGCGCGCTGTGCGTCGCCTACTCGGGGCAGTGCCTCACGAGCGAGTCGCTCGGCGGGCGGAGCGCGAACCGGGGGCAGTGCGCCCAGGCGTGCCGGCTGCCTTACGAGCTGATCGTCGACGGCGAGGACCGCGAGCTGGGCGAGGTGAAGTACCTGCTCAGCCCGCAGGACCTGGCGGCGTACGATTACGTCAACGAGTTGATCGACGCGGGCGTCGGCTGCCTGAAGATCGAGGGCCGGCTCAAGACGCCCGAGTACGTCGCCGCGGTGACGCGGCACTACCGCCAGGCGATCGACGCGGCGATGGCGGGCGCGCCGATCCGTTTCAGCCAGCAGGAGGTCCACGACCTGGAGATGACCTTCTCGCGCGGTTTCTCGCCCGGCTGGTTCGAGGGGTGCGAGCACAAACGGCTCGTCCCCGGCACGCACTCGGCGAAGCGGGGCGTGCGGGTCGGCGAAGTTGAAGCGGTTCAAGGCGGGCGCGTCGTCGCGAGGCTCGACGCCGAGCTGAAGCCGGGCGACGGCGTGGCGTTCGAAGGCGATCGGCTCGAAGGCGAAGAACAGGGGGGCCGCGTCTACGCCGTCCATGAAAAGAAGGATCGCTACGAGCTCGAGTTCGGCCGCGACGCCCTCGACCCCGCCCTGCTCTACCCCGGCCAGGCGATCTGGAAGACCGACGACCCGAAGCTCACCGCCCGCGTCCGCAAGACCTTTGATGGCCCCGACCCGCAGCGGCGCCGGTCGATCGATCTCCAGGTCACCGCGAAGGCAGGCGAAACGCTGACGGTTGAGGCGCAGACCGACGACGGCGTCCGCGTCCACGTTCAATCGGACGAACCGCTCGAAGCGGCCCGCCGCCACCCGGCGACGGAGGATCAGTTGCGCGAGCAACTCGGCCGGCTCGGCGGGTCGGCGTATGAGCTCCGCGGGCTGACGGCCGAGCTGGCGGGCGAGCCGATGACACCGCTCAGTGTGCTCGGCAAGCTCCGCAAGGAGTTGATCGCTCGGTTGGACGAGGCGCTGGAGCAAGCGCCCGATCGGCGGCTCAATCGCGACGCGATGGAATCCCTGCGTCCGGCGCGAGTGGAAGTCGTTCCGTCCGAAGAACCGACACTGAACGTGCTCTGCCGAAGCCTCAATCAAATCGGTGAGTGCCTCGAACGGGGCGAGCGGCGGCTGATGGCGGACTTCGCCGACATTCGCGAGTACAAGGAGGCGGCCCGGCTGGCGCGCGACGCCGACGCCGAGCTCTTCCTCGCCACGCCCCGCATCCAGAAGCCGGGCGAGATCGGCGTGTTCCACGCCATGCGCAAGGCGGGGGCGACCGGTTTCCTGGTGCGCAACTTGGCTGGCATCGACTACTGCCAAGAGCATGCAATCCGCTACACGGCCGACTTCTCACTCAACGCGGCGAACCCGCTGACGGTCGCGCACCTGAAGGAGCTCGGCTGCGAGCGCGTGACCGCGTCGTACGACCTGAACCGCGAGCAACTACTGAACCTCGTCGCGGAGACCCCGCCCGCGTGGCTCGAGGTGGTGATCCATCAGCACATGCCGATGTTCCACATGGAGCACTGCGTCTTCTGTGCGCTGATCTCGCCCGGCACGAACAAGACGAACTGCGGCCGCCCTTGCGATCGCCACGAGGTGCAGCTCCGCGACCGGACGGGCGTGGAGCACCCGCTGACGGCCGATGTCGGCTGCCGCAACACGCTGTTCAACGCAACGCCCCAATCGGCCGCCGAGGCGGTCCCCGCGCTGCTCGCCGCCGGCGTGCGGGCGTTCCGTGTCGAGCTGCTCGACACGACCGGCAAGCCGCTCCGCAAGACGATCCGGCTGTACCGCGACCTGCTCGCGGGACGCGTCACGCCGCAGGACGTGTGGCGTGATTTGAAGGCGTCGAACCGGGTCGGCGTGACGCGTGGCACGCTTGAAGAGCGGCGCGACCCGTTGGCGATTCTTTAA
- a CDS encoding MurG-like transferase, whose product MLCLLTALGSYGDVYPMVGLGEALRRRGHEVRLIANPHFESVVNGAGLQLVPVSSAEEYDEFTACRELWSPKEGLRLIFKRGAMAVLEELYEKLGQLHCPGETVIAAHGLDLASRVFAETHDAPVAAAVFAPMAIWSNQSPPRLPSGVAWPGAPRWLHRLQFTAAEHLILRRLAVDELEAFRSQQGLAPLRGGYWDWYYGVAPPLGLFPDWFVSPDGRTPADWPPGSATTGFPFGDALSDPALSPELLRFLDAGEPPIVFTPGSAMRFGERFFAAAVGACQRLNRRGVLLTKYSEHLPNDLPDTILAPGFTPLARLLERTAAFVHHGGIGSSARGLAAGVPQLIQPMAFDQYDNAWRLRRLGVAEELPPKRFTARRVAEKLDRLLSDPEVSRACARWAGRVDREAALEAACEHLESRLVGGSD is encoded by the coding sequence ATGCTCTGCTTGCTGACCGCCCTCGGTAGCTACGGCGATGTTTACCCGATGGTGGGCCTCGGCGAGGCGTTGCGGCGGCGTGGGCACGAGGTGCGGCTGATCGCCAACCCGCACTTCGAGTCGGTCGTGAACGGGGCGGGGCTCCAGTTGGTCCCGGTCTCCTCGGCCGAGGAGTATGACGAGTTCACCGCTTGCCGGGAGCTTTGGTCGCCGAAAGAGGGGCTCCGATTGATCTTCAAGCGGGGCGCCATGGCGGTGCTCGAAGAGCTGTACGAGAAACTGGGCCAACTCCATTGTCCGGGAGAGACCGTCATCGCCGCCCACGGCCTCGACCTGGCGAGCCGGGTCTTCGCCGAGACCCACGACGCGCCGGTCGCGGCGGCCGTCTTCGCCCCGATGGCGATCTGGAGCAACCAATCGCCGCCGCGCCTGCCCTCTGGCGTGGCGTGGCCCGGCGCGCCGCGCTGGCTTCACCGCCTGCAGTTCACGGCCGCCGAGCACCTGATCCTGCGGCGGCTCGCGGTCGATGAACTGGAAGCCTTCCGTTCGCAACAGGGTCTCGCTCCGCTGCGGGGGGGCTACTGGGATTGGTACTACGGCGTCGCCCCGCCGCTCGGTCTGTTCCCTGATTGGTTCGTCTCGCCCGACGGTCGAACGCCCGCGGACTGGCCCCCAGGATCGGCCACCACCGGTTTCCCGTTCGGCGACGCGCTGAGCGACCCGGCGTTGTCGCCGGAACTGCTCCGCTTCCTCGACGCGGGTGAGCCGCCGATCGTCTTCACGCCGGGGTCGGCGATGCGTTTCGGCGAGCGCTTCTTCGCCGCCGCGGTCGGTGCGTGCCAGCGGCTGAACCGGCGGGGTGTGTTGCTCACGAAGTACTCCGAGCACCTGCCCAACGACCTGCCCGACACGATCCTCGCCCCCGGCTTCACGCCGCTTGCGCGGTTGCTGGAGCGCACCGCCGCGTTCGTTCACCACGGTGGCATCGGCAGCTCGGCCCGCGGCCTCGCGGCGGGGGTTCCTCAGCTGATCCAGCCGATGGCGTTCGACCAGTACGACAACGCGTGGCGGCTGCGGCGTTTGGGCGTCGCCGAGGAGCTGCCGCCGAAGCGCTTCACCGCCCGCCGCGTGGCGGAGAAACTCGATCGATTGCTGAGCGATCCCGAGGTCTCGCGGGCGTGCGCCCGTTGGGCGGGGCGAGTCGATCGCGAGGCGGCGTTGGAGGCGGCCTGCGAGCACCTCGAATCACGCCTGGTTGGCGGATCGGATTGA
- a CDS encoding MraY-like glycosyltransferase, which produces MSQTSPPDDPSQPDAERYHDRIDISEEDDDFEYEVEPVDEQVLANEKARAQMEVARAENAIDVDAVYQELDSHGDLDAVMSEFKARFSLRTLLIAMTVIAVVLGLAGSTLFNGAGFAALICLSLFGLGTAHMWLNFQERKRREAVLAKRDRQLERARRLAEDPNWVPDPEDEDEPPSEAVPNPLAELLGIVTRAPRFTLAEMLLGMTLAVVIVTLLRLTGSPAGAAVALGAVTVTVFAMQAADMDVPRPLLIAWWLSLAGYCLLTLAWVFVG; this is translated from the coding sequence ATGTCGCAAACCTCCCCCCCCGACGACCCCTCGCAGCCCGACGCGGAGCGTTACCACGACCGCATCGACATCTCCGAGGAGGACGACGACTTCGAGTACGAGGTCGAGCCGGTCGACGAGCAGGTGCTGGCTAATGAGAAGGCCCGCGCCCAAATGGAGGTCGCCCGCGCCGAGAACGCCATCGACGTCGACGCCGTCTACCAGGAGCTCGATTCACACGGCGACCTCGACGCCGTGATGAGCGAGTTCAAGGCGCGTTTCTCGCTCCGTACGCTGCTGATCGCGATGACCGTCATCGCGGTCGTGCTCGGGCTGGCCGGGTCGACCCTGTTCAACGGCGCAGGCTTCGCCGCCCTGATCTGCCTGTCGCTGTTTGGCCTCGGCACGGCCCACATGTGGCTCAACTTCCAAGAACGCAAACGCCGCGAGGCGGTCCTCGCCAAGCGAGACCGCCAGCTGGAGCGCGCCCGGCGATTGGCGGAGGACCCCAACTGGGTCCCCGATCCCGAGGACGAAGACGAGCCGCCCTCCGAAGCGGTCCCCAACCCGCTGGCCGAGCTCCTCGGGATCGTCACGCGAGCGCCCCGGTTCACGCTCGCGGAGATGCTGCTCGGCATGACGCTGGCGGTGGTGATCGTCACGCTGCTGCGGTTGACCGGCTCGCCGGCGGGAGCCGCGGTCGCGCTCGGCGCAGTGACGGTCACGGTCTTCGCGATGCAGGCCGCCGACATGGACGTGCCGCGTCCCCTGCTGATCGCCTGGTGGCTGTCACTCGCGGGCTACTGCCTGCTGACGCTCGCGTGGGTCTTCGTTGGCTAG